A single Anopheles funestus chromosome 2RL, idAnoFuneDA-416_04, whole genome shotgun sequence DNA region contains:
- the LOC125762808 gene encoding sodium channel protein Nach: protein MSKEMLLVSNLIVIAPVLRVYESNMRFMDIVKEYLINSTFHGVKFIADDSYHATERIFWIVCVIISWVGSAFLIDASLEAFQTSAISFVVETSYRDWNTRFPSIVVCEMRNMERIQAIADRLWGEDHDFAMEEVLNEIGYFRGESYHTVNECAGDDMAENCFFDNFTAYADLVRSTCMETLEDCYWNDKPFDCCRYFQPMETELGLCYAVNSLQTSAKHPIKLNMISNKHTGPGKLTITVLTEAYVYTIGEEEVPNLITPKSDVLLVDHYIAYKRHISIKDIENDPEAKQVSVSQRKCRFPDENNLNVHRYYSYSACSVQCRKDKQLKICNCTSHLMPNTDPYVKCNMSGLICLNDHYEDLTIVIPKWSVGRRGVVCDCLPSCTEVDIGIVHDSRESIFDSDRRYSTIEIQLSALPTERYKRNVVRGRLDLVVSVGGTTGLFVGASLLSFVEIFYYFTIRPYGTRYLTNVHQDNLSPRKIVAPYKVETN, encoded by the exons ATGTCGAAAGAAATGCTTTTAGTTTCTAACTTGATCGTGATCGCACCGGTTCTACGAGTGTACGAGTCGAATATGAGGTTTATGGACATTGTAAAAGAATATCTCATAAACTCCACGTTTCATGGTGTGAAATTTATTGCGGATGATTCCTACCATGCAACAGAACG CATATTCTGGATAGTGTGTGTTATTATATCCTGGGTTGGTTCCGCATTTCTCATTGATGCCTCGCTGGAAGCATTCCAAACCAGTGCCATATCGTTCGTGGTGGAAACAAGCTATCGCGATTGGAACACACGCTTTCCTTCGATTGTCGTGTGCGAAATGCGCAATATGGAACGCATTCAGGCAATTGCCGATAG aCTTTGGGGTGAAGATCACGATTTCGCGATGGAAGAGGTTTTGAACGAGATTGGATACTTTCGGGGCGAATCGTACCATACGGTGAACGAATGTGCCGGTGACGATATGGCGGAGAACTGCTTTTTCGACAACTTTACCGCGTACGCAGATCTGGTGCGGAGTACGTGCATGGAAACGCTTGAGGATTGCTACTGGAACGATAAACCGTTCGACTGCTGCCGATACTTTCAACCGATGGAAACCGAGCTGGGTCTTTGCTATGCGGTCAATTCGTTGCAAACCAGCGCTAAGCATCCGATCAAGCTGAACATGATATCGAACAAACATACGGGACCGGGCAAGCTGACCATTACGGTGCTTACCGAGGCGTACGTGTACACGATCGGTGAAGAGGAGGTGCCCAACTTGATCACACCCAAGTCGGACGTGCTGCTGGTCGATCACTACATTGCCTACAAGCGCCACATATCGATAAAGGATATTGAGAATGATCCGGAGGCGAAGCAGGTTAGCGTATCGCAGCGCAAGTGTCGCTTTCCGGACGAGAACAATCTGAACGTGCATCGGTACTACAGCTACAGTGCATGCTCGGTCCAGTGCCGTAAGGACAAGCAGTTGAAAATTTGCAACTGCACAAGCCATCTAATGCCCAACACGG ATCCTTACGTCAAATGCAACATGTCTGGTTTGATCTGTCTCAATGATCATTACGAAGATCTTACCATTGTAATACCCAAATGGTCGGTAGGACGCCGAGGTGTCGTCTGCGATTGTCTGCCATCGTGTACCGAGGTGGACATAGGCATTGTGCATGATTCCCGCGAAAGCATATTTGATTCGGATCGCCGCTACTCGACAATAGAGATACAGCTGTCCGCTTTACCAACGGAGCGCTACAAGCGGAACGTGGTCCGTGGAAGGCTCGATTTAGTTG TATCTGTCGGGGGCACAACTGGACTATTTGTCGGAGCAAGCTTACTGTCTTTTGTGGAAATTTTCTATTACTTCACCATACGCCCATACGGAACGCGGTATTTAACGAATGTGCACCAGGATAACTTAAGTCCGAGGAAAATTGTAGCACCCTACAAAGTTGAAACTAATTGA